Within the Natranaeroarchaeum sulfidigenes genome, the region AGGTCGCCGCGGAGTACAGCGGCTGGGCCGACCGAATCGTGATGAACCTCCCCCACAGCGCCGACGAGTTCCTCGATACCGCAGTCGAACTCGCCGGGGAGGACTGTGTGCTCCACTATTACGACATTCAACACGAGGACGACCCGTACGGCCCCGGTGAGCGAGCGATCCGTGCGGCGGCAGAACCGGCATACGACGTTACGGTCGAGCGCGCTCACACGGTGCGCTCGTATGCCCCCCACGAGTTCAACGTCTGTCTCGACGTCCGACTGACCCGGGCGTAATTCGCAACCCTTATTGGGGTTTTGCGTCGTATCATTGAGTGAGCGCCGGTGTAGCTCAGACTGGCTAGAGCGAATCCTTCGTAAGGATTAGGCCGGGGGTTCAAATCCCCCCACCGGCTTGTTTCTGCGACGAACGGACGTGAGGAGCGAAGCAACGATTGGGGATTTGTATCAGGGAACAGCTTTGCTGTGACCGTGGTTCAAATCCCTCACTGGCTTGCTTTTGCGAGGCTATCGCGAACGTGGTGAGCGATGGCTTGAAGCCGCTGGTCGCTTCGGTGAACGGATGTGAAGCCCAGAGACTGTACACGGTTCAGATTTCCTCACCGGCCTGCGTTTCCGTATTGATGCCTCTGTCCACTCGTCGGGTCGGTGTCTGACCGAATTGTTAGACATGAACGTGTATAGCAGCGTCCAATCGAGAAGAAAATATTTAAGTCTGATCTTCGCCGACTGCACAAACATCCAATGGCAGTGGACCAAGTAGCGGACTTTTTCGGCTTCGAGGAGCACGATACTGACATACGAACCGAGATTTTGGCCGGTGTGACGACGTTTCTGGCGATGTCGTATATCATCGTCGTCAATCCGTTCATTCTCTCCGAAGCGATCGTCATCGACGGCTACAGTCAGGGCGAAGTGATTCAGATGATCGCCATCGCGACGATTCTCTCATCGGCGTTGGCGACGATCGTCATGGCGCTGTACGCAAACCGGCCGTTCGGACTCGCCCCGGGCATGGGGCTAAATGCTTTCTTCGCGTTCACCGTCGTCATCGCGCTCGGGATACCGTGGCAGACTGCCCTCGCTGCGGTGTTCGTCGAGGGGATTCTGTTTATTATCCTCACTGCCATCGGGGCTCGTGAATATATTATCAACCTGTTTCCAGAACCGGTCAAGTATGCGGTTGGTGCCGGTATCGGTGTCTTTCTGCTGTTTATCGGTCTCCAGGAGATGCAGGTGATCGTCGGCTACGAGGGCACCCTCGTTGAGCTCGGCAATATCGCATCGAACCCAGTTGCGACCCTCGGCGTTCTGGGCGTTGCATTAACGCTGATTCTCTGGGCCCGCAATGTCACGGGCGCAATCGTGATCGGTATTCTCACGACGACGATCGTCGGCTGGCTGGTTGCCGCATCCGGTCTGACCGATCCGGATACCGTCGTCGACGGTGAACTTTACTCCACGTTCGCCGAAGAGGGTATCGTCACCGGCCTGTGGAACATCGTGACTGGCGTCCAGTACGACTTTACGCCGATTGCCGGTGCGTTCATCGAAGGACTCGGCGATATCGAGCCAGTTACGTTCCTCTTCGTCATGCTGACGTTCTTCTTCGTGGACTTCTTCGACACCGCGGGGACGCTCATCGGCGTCGCGCAGTTCGGTGATTTCCTCGATGACAAAGGCGAGTTGCCGGAGATGGAAAAACCACTCATGGCCGACGCGGTTGGTACGACCTTCGGTGCGATGGTCGGCACCTCGACCGTGACGACGTATATCGAGTCGTCGACCGGTATCGAGGAAGGTGGTCAGACCGGCTTCACCGCGCTCGTCGTTGCAGCCTGCTTCCTGCTTGCGCTCCCGTTCGTTGCGCTCGTGTCGATTATTCCCGAATACGCCTCGTTCCTCGCACTTGTTGTCGTTGGTATCATCATGTTCCAAGGTGTCACCGACATCGACTGGAGTCACCCCGCATGGGCGATTTCTGGCGCGCTTACAATCACGATCATGCCGCTGGCGTACTCGATCGCCGATGGTCTCGCGGCAGGCATCATTGCGTATCCAATCATCAAGGCATCGATGGGTGAAGGTAGCGACGTCCGGCTCGGCCAGTGGGTGCTCGCTGTGGTGTTGGTCGCCTATTATGTGCTCCAGACTGGCGGCTTCATCCTCTGAGGCGCCGCCGACGCACAGCACCAACGCTTTCTTCCCGAATCACCCCTAACTACCGCTGAATGTCCGATCTGATACTGTACGAACTGCCGGGCTGTCCGTTCTGTGCGAAAGTCACCTCGAAACTCGACGAACTGGGGCTGGAGTACGAGAGCCGCGAAGTGCCACGCAGCCACTCCGAGCGCACTGAGGTAAAAGAAGTCAGCGGCCAGACCGGCGTCCCGGTGCTGATCGACGAAACAAACGATGTCCACGGGATGCCCGAAAGCGACGATATTGTCGCGTATCTCGACGAACAGTACGCATGACGCCACGGCTGCTCACGCTGTGGGCGCGCGTTGCAACTCGGGATGTTCGAGACCAATATCCGAACTGATCCTCAGGCTGGCTCTTCCTCGTACTCCGCGCGCTCGCGGATGAGATCGCGGAACTCGTCGGGGTCGTCGATGGCTTCGGCTTCCTCGCGCTCGATTAGCGCGGTCCCCTCGATCGAGGTCTGTTTGGCGCTATCGACGAAGTAGACCGATCGCGTGCCGACGACGCGCCCGACCGAGCCCATGATCCGCGCGCGCTTTTCTGCAGTCCGGGTGTACTCCGAGTGGCCCGTCAGCACCGTCCCCTCGGCGGGATCGGCGTCGTCTTCTTCCTCACTGACGGCTTTGAACGGCGCGCGCAGGGTGGGATGGACCTCGTAGCCAGCGCGGGTCATCACCGTAACGATCCGCTGGTCGTCGGGGTCGGCATCGGGTGCGTCGGGAGTCGGGTCGGTCTCCCGGACGTCCTCGGCTCCCTCAAGCACGTCGACATTACTGGTCAGTCCAGCGCCAAAGAGCTCTTCGAGCTGCATCGCAACCTCGATGCTTGCGTTCATTCCGTCCTCGTACTTCGAGACTGTACGTCTGGAGACGCCGAGTTCGCTCGCGAGCTGGCCGAGACTCCAGCCGCGCTCCTCGCGTTTGTCCGCGAGGATATCGCCATCGATACTGACGTACAGCCCGCCCGGTGCGGCGTATATCAGCGGCGGGACGCCCTCGACGAACAGATCCATCGCGGTGTCGGGGCTCAGTACTGGGACCCCGTGGCGGAAGTAGACGACCTCGGGTTTTAGCTCTTCGTCCCTGGTTCGGAGGCCGATCACCAGTGGCGTGGCATCCAGATACGCGCCGATGCGGCGCATCTCCTCGCCCGTTTCCGCGTCGAAGGCGTCGACGTTACCGAGCACTTTCAACAACACGAGTTCGTCGCCGCGGCGGGCCGCGACGTCGAAACTCCGCGGACGCGTCGCACAGCGGTCACTCACAGCGAAGCCTGCGTCTTCGAGCATGGCGGTGACGTTGCCGACGAGCGCAGACCGTGACATATCCGAGTGTAAGCTACTCCCGGTATATAGGCATTTTGGCGTCTATATTGGCTCTCGTCGGGCGATCTGAGACAAAGAGTCCAGTTGCGGTCCACGCCGGTGAGCTTTCGGCCCGGAACCGAAGGGGGTTTTCCGGCCCACTCCCGAGTGAGGGTATGAACGCATTGCTGTCGGCCGACGATGTCTCGAAAGCCTACGGGGGAGTCGAGGCACTCGACGGCGTCTCGCTGTCGATCCATGAGGGCGAGGTGTTCGCGCTGATCGGCCCGAACGGCGCGGGCAAGACCACGCTCGTCCGGACGCTCACGGGGACGGTCGAGCCATCCGCAGGGAGCATCTCCGTGTTTGGTGAGGCTCCGGAGGCCGTCGATTCGGATCGCCTCGGCGTCCTCCCCCAGAGCTTCTCGCCGCCGGGCCGACTCACCGCCCGCGAGCTGCTCGAGTACTACGCTGGGCTGTACGATGCCCCACTCGATCCCGAGGAGGTGCTGGCGACGGTCGGCCTGGGCGATGCGGGCGACACCTGGTACGAGAACCTTTCAGGGGGGCAACAACGCCGCGTCTGTCTGGGGAGCGCACTGGTCAACGACCCCGACCTCCTGTTTCTGGACGAGCCGACGACCGGGATCGATCCGGCGGGCCGTCGTACCGTCGCCGAGCGCGTCGAGACGCTCGCGGCGGGCGGGACAACAGTGCTGTTGACGACCCACGACATGGCAGAAGCCGAGACGCTTGCCGACAGAGTGGGCCTGCTCGCCGATGGTGAACTCGTAGCGACAGGGACTCCCGAGGAACTGCTCGACGAATACGGCGGCGAAAGCCGACTGGAGATCGATCTCGACGCCGAAGCGGAGACTGTTGTGTCGATGCTCGAAGAGAGCGGCTTCGACGCCAAGCCGACACGCCGTGGCGTCGATGTCCACGGCATCGCACCGACCGAGATCGGACGCGTCGTGGACGTGCTGGAAACGGAGGGGCTTGCCTACACCGCTCTGACGTGGCGCGAGCCGACCCTCGAAGACGTGTACATGACCCTCGCCGGGGACGAAGAAAGTGGACTGCAAGGAGATGACGTCAGGTCACGTAAAGCACCAGCCGCGGGTGGTGACGCATGAGCACACTTACCCGCATCCGATCGGAGTTTCACGCCTCCTGGCATTCCTTTCTACGCCGCCGAACCGCGGTCTTTTTCACCTTCTTTTTTCCCGTCCTGCTGATCGTCATCTTCGGGGCGCTCGTTCGGACGGATCCGGGCGGTGGCGGCCTCTTCACCGAGCCCGCGGAGTACTACGTGCCCGGCTACGTCGCCGTCGTCGTCCTCTTTACTCCCCTCTCGCGGGTCGGTTCCACGGTTGCCCGGCATCGCGACGGGAACCGCTTCGAGAAGCTGGCGACGACGCCGCTCTCGAAAACGGAGTGGCTCGCCGCCCACACGCTGGTCAATGTCGTCATCATCGGCATCGCCAGCCTGCTCGTGCTCGTGCTCGTCGCCGTCCTCACTGGCGCGGCGCTTCCCCTCTCACCCCTGCTGGTTCCGTTCATCATCGCCGGTGTCGTGCTGTTCTGTGGCGTCGGCGCGATGCTCGGGAGCTATACGGAATCTCAGGATGGGGCGATCGCGGCCTCGAACTCGATCGGCCTTCCCCTCCTGTTCCTTTCGGATACGTTCGTCCCGCCCGACCTCCTGCCGGAGTGGTTCGCACCGCTGATGGAGCTGTCCCCACTCACGTATTTCGCCCGTGGCGTCCGGGCGCTCTCGACGGGTGGAGACCCGCTCGCCGACCTCGTTGTCCTCTCGGTGCTAGCAGTCGTCTTCTTCGCGCTCGGGGCGTACTCGCTGCCGCAGGCGGATTGAAAACGGAGTGGGCGAACTACTCCTGCTCGCCGCGCAGCTCGTCCATGTGGTCGATCCGCTGCTGGACGAGCTCGGCCTTCCCGATGTCGTGGCGCACGCGTAGGCCGTCGGTTCCAGCGCGTTCGAGGGCGTCCTCTACGATTTCCTCGGCCTCGCTGATCGTGTCGGCGACGCCGACGACGGCGTAGGACCGCGACGTCGTCGTGTAGATGCCGTCCTCGCGGGCGTCGACGCTGGCGTAGTACAGCAAGGCGTCGCCAGCGGAGTCCTCGTCGATCGTCACCAGCGCGCCCGCGTCGGGATCGGTGGGGTAGCCGTCAGGGACCGCGTACTTGCAGACAGTGGCCTGCGCGTCGAACGCGAGTTCTGGCAGGGATTTGCCATTGCGAGCCGCCGTCAGCACGTCGAGGAAGTCGGTTTCGAGCACCGGCAGGGTGTTCATCGCCTCGGGATCGCCGAATCGCGCGTTGAACTCGACGACCTTGACGCCCTCGGCAGTGAGCATGAACTGCCCGTAGAGGACGCCCTTGTAGCCAGTGAGTGCGTCGACGACCGAGCGCATGATGTCGAGCGCCTCGGCGGAGTCGGCTTTCGTCATGAACGGAAGCTGGAAACTGGCGTCGCTGTAACTGCCCATCCCGCCGGTGTTTGGCCCCTCGTCGCCCTCGTAGGCGCGCTTGTGGTCCTGGACCGCGGGCGTGATCCGGAGCGAGCCGTTGGCGACGAAGCCCTGAATCGTAAACTCCTCGCCGACGAGACGTTCTTCGAGAACGATCCGGTCGTACTCGGAGTCCCGAATATACTGCTTGCCTTCCTCGGGGGTCACCTGATCACCGATCACTTTGACGCCCTTGCCGCCCGTCAGCCCGGCGGGCTTGATGACGAGGTCGCCGTCGTACTCGTCGATGTACTCGCAGGCGGCCTCGCCGTCTTCGAACACCGCGAAATCGGGACAGCCAGGGACATCGTGCTCGGCCATGAACTCCCGCTGGAACGACTTGTCAGTCTCGATGCGGGCCTCCGAGGCTTGCGGGCCAAAGGCGTAGACACCAGCCTCGTCGAGCGCGTCAGCGACACCCGCGGCCAGTGGTGCCTCCGGACCGACGACGGCGAGCGTCGCGTCGACGGATTCGGCATACTCGACGACTGCTTCGGGATCGGTCGTCTCCAGTGTCTCGAAGTCTGCGGCAATCGCATCGATACCGGGGTTTCGGTTCCCCGCACAGGCGTACACGGTTGCATCACTGTCTTCGAGCGCTCGGGCGATGGCGTGTTCGCGCCCGCCGCCGCCGACGAGCAACACGGTTTCTGACATACCCGAAACACCGCCACAGCACAGTGTAAAGGTTGCTGTTCTCGGTACAGCGGCTGTCCATACCATCGCGGTCTCCCTGACGGACAGATAGTTTACAACACCCATACACAATTAGTCGAAAGAGTAAACACCGTACTCGTCGTACTATCCCGGTATGACTACCTCTCCGCCTCTTCGTGGCCCGTTGTTCGAGGCAGTCCAGCGGAGCGATATCTTCGAGGACTCGAAGACGTTTGTCGATAGCGTCCCACGTATGGATCCAGACCGGATTCACGAGCGGTTTCAGGAACGGCGTCACGACCCGGCGTTCGATCTCCGATCGTTCGTCTACGAACACTTTGAGGTTCCCAACGCGAGCGAGGACACCGAGTACGACTCGGAACAGACGGCGGAATCGATGGCAGCTCACATCCGGGCGCTCTGGCCCAGACTCGTCGATCATCCCGACGACGAGCAGGCGATCGAATACGGCTCACTGATCGGAACGCCCGAGCCGTATATTACGCCCGGTGGGCGATTTCGGGAGCTTTACTACTGGGACAGCTACTTCACCGCGGAGGGGCTCGCAGCCAGCGATCGCTTCGAGGATGTCGAAAACATCGTGGAGAACTTCGCGTGGGCCGTCGAGGAGTTCGGCTACGTTCCAAACGCCACTCGCGAGTATCAGACCACCCGGACGCAACCGCCGTTGTTTGCCGAGACCGTGAAAATCCTCGAACGGGAGCGTGGCACCGAGGCGGTAGTGCCGTACCTCGACGCGCTCGACGCAGAATACGAGTACTGGATGAGCGGCCGGGAGGAACTCGCCGGCGCAGGAACGGCGACACGGCGGGTCGTCGACCTCGGCGACGCCGTCCTCAACCGCTACTGGGACGAGTCGTCCGGCCCGCGCCGGGAATCCTACGACGAGGACGTCGAACTCGCCGAACGGGTCCCTGACCGCGATCGGGAGACACTCTACCGGGACATCCGTGCGGCCGCGGAATCCGGCTGGGACTTCAGCAGTCGCTGGTGCCGGGACGAGTCGATGGAGACGATTCGCACGACAGAACTGGTGCCGGTGGATCTGAACGCCCTGCTGTACGGCGTCGAGCGGGATCTGGCCGGCTGGCACGCCCACCTCGGAAACGACGCCGCGAGCGAGGCGTACGTCACCGCAGCGCAGCGCCGGGCGGAAGCGATCGATCAGTACTGCTGGGACGACGAGGCCGGGTTTTACTTCGATTACAGCTTTGTCGAGGGCGACCGGACCACCAAGTGGACGCTCGCCGCAACCGTCCCGCTGTACACCGGTCTCGCAAGCGACGAGCAGGCGGCCGCCGTCGCCGACCACCTCCGGGACCAGTTCCTCAGTCGTGGCGGCCTCGTTACGACGCTCACCGAAAGTGGCGAGCAGTGGGATGCACCCAATGGGTGGGCACCGCTGCACTGGTTCGCGGTGCTCGGGCTGGAACGGTCCGGCCACGACGAGCTGGCGCGTGAGATCGCCACCCGCTGGGTCGATCATGCCCGCACTGTCTACGAGCGCACGGGACGCATGGTCGAAAAGTACGACGTGACAGCTGACGGTCGGCTCGGTGGCGGTGGCGAGTACGAGTTACAGGACGGCTTCGGCTGGACGAACGGCGTGACGATCGCGTTTCAGGAGCGCTACGGACTGTTCGAGCAGCACTGAAAGACGGGATCTTTTTCGCATCTGGTGGACAATTCACCTGTAGTGACAGACACTCGCGGAGCGACGCCCGACAGCCGATATAGCTGGTTCGTTGCCATCGTCGGCGCGGTAGCGATGGTGTTTACCTTCGGGACACCGCTATCGTATGGCATCCTCAGAGCCCCGTTATCCGAGGCCTTCGGCGTCCCCGCGGTCGAGCTATCGGTCGTCTTCTCCGTCATGCTGTTTACCTTCTTTATCGGGTCGGGGCTGATCGGCGTCGTCGCGGCACGGCTTCCTGCACGCGGGATCGTCCTGGTCTGCGCGGTGACCACCGGACTCGTTGCGCCGACGCTCCTGCTGATCGACTCGATCGTCGGCCTGCTCGTGGTGTTTGCCACCCTCGGCCTCGCGCTGGGGACCGTGTTCGTGGTCCTGGCATCGGTCATTCCGCGCTGGTTCGACGAGCGCCGTGGGGCCGCGACGGGCCTGATCTTCGTGGGCAACGGACTGGGACTGTTCGTCCTGCCGCCGCTGTGGCAGTATGCGATCGATGCCGTGGGGATCGAACGGGCGTTCCTGTTCATCGTGGGCGTCTCGGCGGTGACCTTTCTCGCGGCCGGAGTAGTCTGCGGTCGCCCGACCTGGACGGGGGCGTCGTCGACGACACTCGGGGAGCTGGGCGGCTGGGTCCGCGGGTTGCTCTGGACGCGGCGTTTCCACTTGCTGTTCGTCGGTATGGCGCTTGCCTTTGCGTGGTATCAGTTGCTTGCGGCGTACGCAGTCGACCTCTTTGCCGCGCGTGGGCTGACCGAGGCGGCCGCCTCCATGGCCTTTGGCCTCATCGGTGGCGTGAGTATCATCTCGCGGATCGGGAGCGGCTACGCGGCCGACCGGATCGGGGCACGACGCGGCTTTCTCATCTCGCTTGCCTGTGCGGCCGCAGGAGTGGCTCTGCTGTTTGCCCCACAGCTACCGATGCTGGTCCCGGCGATCTTCCTGCTCGGGATGGGACTCGGCGGCTCGGCGACGCTTTACATCCCGCTCCTGTTGAGCGTCTACGATCCCGAGAAGGACACGGCGATCGTCGGGATCTTCAACGTCGCTGGCGGGGTGGGCGCGCTGGCGATGCCGCCGCTCGGAGCTGCCAGCGTTGCCTACACGAACGGGTACGTGCTCGCGGTGGCGCTTACCCTCGGTGTGACGCTCGTCGCCATCTGGGCAGTCGTCGCCGGTACGCGCTAGACGGGCCGCTGTGTGGGTCGACGGTGGGAGAACGGCTGGACAGTGTCCGAACGACTGTCACAGTGTACTGTTTGTGATTTTGTATACAATGTAACATTGTAACATCGGCAAGGGCGTCGGGGTGCTGTTGGGATAGCGTCGGGGTGCTGTTGGGATAGCGTCGGGGTGCTGTTGGGATAGCGTCGGGGGAGGTGTTCTGCTGGCGTCACGACGCCTGCCCTCCCCCGTCGAGCACGATCCCACGCTGTCGCGTGGGCCGTGCTCTCGGCCCGATTACTGAGATGCGGATCGAAGGCCAGCCCCGCCGACCACCCTGATGCGGTCACTGGCCGTCTGGGGGCGTCCCATACACTGTCGAGGATGTCACAGTGCAGATTCCAACCGAACGCTTATTTCCCGCCTTCGCTTACTCGAAGTATGGCCAGTGCAACGCGTGACGAGTCTCCCGAAGAAGGCGTGGAGTTTATCCACGAGGATGATGGGAAGATCACAGCGCGTGACCTCGAAACTGGCGTTGCTTCTTTCGGAGAGACGAAAACGGAAGCGCTCCGAATGCTCGCGGAGGCGCTTGAGTTGCACGAGGGGGGTGGGGAGCCAGTCACTGAGCGAGATCTCGAAGAATGGGGGATTGATGGCGTTGAGCCTGGGGATAGTGAGCTCCCCGATTGTATGCAGTAGATGGTCCGGACGAAATTCTCCGGACGTGAAATCGCGTCCGTGTTGATCGACCACGGGTTCGTCCGGACAGGCCGCGTTGGCAGCCATCTGAAACTCCGCTACGAGTCGCCTGACACGGACGAAGTCCGTATCGTGGCCGTTCCGATGACATCGGCAGACGATATTCCAATCGGGACACTTCAGTCAATCGCCGAGCAGTGTGGTGCAGACGATTTTCACGCCTAGTGTCGGTGGATTAATCAGAATCTGTAACAACACCGTGGGAAGTGTTCTATGATACCCTCACTGTCAGCAAGGACGCCCTTTAGGGCCGCCAGCGCGTACGGGGTGTATGACCGAACCCACCAGTCGAAACCGCCTCGACGAGGAACAGAGCCCGTATCTCCGACAGCACGCGGACAACCCCGTCAACTGGCAGCCCTGGGACGAACAGGCGCTGTCGGCCGCCGAGGAGCGCGACGTACCGATCTTCCTCTCGGTGGGCTACTCGGCGTGTCACTGGTGTCACGTCATGGAAGAGGAGAGTTTCGAGGACGAGACCGTCGCCGAGAAACTCAACGAGAACTTTATTCCTATTAAAGTCGACCGCGAGGAGCGGCCCGATCTGGACAGCGTCTACCAGACCGTCTGCCAGCTGGTGAGCGGGCGCGGCGGGTGGCCCCTCTCCGTCTGGCTCACGCCCGAGGGCAAGCCCTTCTACGTGGGGACGTACTTCCCGCGGGAGAGCCGACAGGGGATGCCCGGCTTTCTCGACCTGCTCGACAACATCGCGAACTCGTGGGAGGAGTCTCGCGAGGAGATGGAATCGCGTGCCGAGGAGTGGACGAGGGCCGCGAAAGGCCAGCTAGAGGAGACGCCGGGACAGCCGACCGAGGTCGGTGACTCGGTGCTCGCCGACGCGGCGAACACGGCGCTTCGCGCGGCCGACCGCGACCACGGTGGGTTCGGCTCGGACGGACCGAAGTTCCCCCAGCCGACACGGATTCACCTGCTCATGCGGGCCTACGAGCGCACCGGCCGGGAGACGTTCCGCGAGGCCGCCATCGAAACGCTCGATGCGATGGCCGACCGCGGGCTCTACGACCACGTTGGCGGCGGCTTCCACCGCTACGCGACCGACCGGGAGTGGATCGTCCCCCACTTCGAGAAGATGCTCTACGACAACGCCGAGATCCCGCGCGCCTATCTGGCGGGCTATCAGCTCACCGGCGACGATCGCTACGCCCGCGTCGTCGAGGAGACCTTCGAGTTCGTCGAGCGCGAGCTGACTCACGGGGAGGGCGTCGGCGACCACGAGTACGGCGGCTTCTACAGCACGCTCGACGCCCAGAGCGACGGCGAGGAAGGCAAGTTCTACGTCTGGACGCCCCGCCAGATCGAGGGGATTCTCGACGCCGATGCCGACCTGTTCTGTGATCGCTACGGAATCACCCGGTCGGGTAACTTCGAGGGCAAGACGGTGCTGACGCTCGCCCGGAGCGCCGAGTCGCTCGCAGAGGAGTACGACCTCACCGAGAGCGAGGTAAGAGAGCGTCTCGACGACGCGCGCGAGCGGGTGTTCGAGGCCCGTGAAGAGCGGATTCGGCCAGCGCGCGACGAGAAGATCCTCGCGGGCTGGAACGGCCTGCTGATCTCGGCGCTCGCGGAGGGCGGACTCCTCGACGAGCGCTGGACCGACCTCGCCGCGGACGCACTTGCGTTCGTGCGCGAACAGCTCTGGGACGCCGAACGTGGCGAACTCGCCCGGCGGTACAAACCCACCGCGGACGGCGGCGACATCAAGGGAGAGGGCTATCTCGAAGATTACGCTTTCCTCGCTCGCGGCGCGTTCGACTGCTACCAGGCGACCGGCGAGGTCGAGCACCTCGCGTTCGCACTCGATCTCGCCCGAACGATCGAGGCGGAGTTCTGGGACGAGTCGGCAAAGACGATCTACTACACGTCCGAGAGCGGCGAGTCGCTGGTAACCCGGCCACAGGAACGGCGCGATCAGTCGACGCCGTCGAGCCTCGGCGTCGCGGTCGATGTCCTGCTCTCGCTCGACCCCTTTGTCGATCACGACCGCTTCGACGAGATCGTCGAGACGGTCCTCTCGACCCACGGCCAGCATATCGAGTCGAGTCCGATGGAGCACACGACGCTGACGCTGGCCGCCGACCGACGGCGGACCGGAGACCTCGAACTCACCGTCGCCGCCGACTCGCTGCCCGACGCGTGGCGCGAGCGACTTGGCGAGACGTACCTTCCGAACCGGATTCTGGCCCGACGTCCTCCGACAGCCGAGGGGCTGGCCGAGTGGCTCGACGCGCTGGATCTGGACGAGGCCCCCCCGATCTGGCACGAGCGCGAGGCCGAGGGAGAGCCGACGATCTACACCTGCCGCTCCTTTACTTGCTCGCCGCCGGTCACGAACATCGACGAGGCCTTGGAGTGGGCCGAGGATCTGGCTCCCGAATACAACCGCTCCTGAGTCACTCGTCGCCGCTGGTCGATCCATCGGGTGAGTCAGACGGCGTGGGGTCGGTCGGCTGTCCGGGCTGCTGGCTCGGATCGAACGTATCGACCGGTCCGAGCTCCTGACTGGAGCGTTCGGCTGCGGCCACGTCGATTGCGGGTTCGCCGACGGTGAGTTCGTCGTAGTCGTCGACGAACGTGACCACCATCGCGACGAAGATACCGAGAACGATCGGCCCGACGAACAGGCCGACAAAGCCGAGGACGTACACCCCGCCGAAGACGCCGACGAGGATGAGGCCGGGGTTGAGCCGCGCGCGTTTGTCGATCACGATCGGCCGGGCGTAGTTGTCGACCATACTCACGACGAGCACCCCGTAGAGCCCGAGGAACGTCGCCGAAACGGGATCACCGATAATCACGAGATAGATCACCGCGGGCCCCCAGACCATGAACGCGCCGATCAGCGGCAGGAAGGCCAGCACGATCATCACGAACGTCCAGAAGACGACGTTTGGAAGCCCGGCGAGCCAGAGGCCAATGCCGCCGAGAAGGCCCTGCAGGATCGCGACGAAGATGTGACCGATGACGACGCCCCGGGTCGTCTGTTCGATCTGCCCGAAGAGGTTGTCCGTGACGGTCCGGGGGAGCGGTGAGTTCTCCTTGATCCACGAGACGAACTCGGGACCGTCCTTGAGCCCGTAGTAGATCAGGAACAGGAGGAGGGCGAGCCCGAGTGAAGTCCGAAGCGCGAGGGCAACGAAGCCGGTTGCACTCGATGACAGCACTTCCAGCAGTTCGCGCGCACCGGTCATCAGCAACGATTCAATGTCGACGATGAGCCCGAACTGGTCGAACAGGGTAGCCTCGACCTCCTCGATTTCGAGTCCCGTCCGCCCCCGGGCGAGGTTCTGGAGGTCACGTATCAGGGCAGTAACGATGTAATAGAAGGGTAGTAACGCCGCAATCACGGTTCCAGCAATTAGCAGGATCGGCGATATTCGCTCGCCGACGTGCGGAACGAGGCGGAGATGGAGCGGGTAGAGGACGTACGCGATCACCAGCGCCGAGAGGACGTACTCGATAAACGGCAGGACAACGATGAATGCCGCGAGCGCGGAGATCGCGATACAGACCAGCAGAAACGACTGGGAACGATTCATGCCAGCCTTTATCGCAGTG harbors:
- a CDS encoding NCS2 family permease, yielding MAVDQVADFFGFEEHDTDIRTEILAGVTTFLAMSYIIVVNPFILSEAIVIDGYSQGEVIQMIAIATILSSALATIVMALYANRPFGLAPGMGLNAFFAFTVVIALGIPWQTALAAVFVEGILFIILTAIGAREYIINLFPEPVKYAVGAGIGVFLLFIGLQEMQVIVGYEGTLVELGNIASNPVATLGVLGVALTLILWARNVTGAIVIGILTTTIVGWLVAASGLTDPDTVVDGELYSTFAEEGIVTGLWNIVTGVQYDFTPIAGAFIEGLGDIEPVTFLFVMLTFFFVDFFDTAGTLIGVAQFGDFLDDKGELPEMEKPLMADAVGTTFGAMVGTSTVTTYIESSTGIEEGGQTGFTALVVAACFLLALPFVALVSIIPEYASFLALVVVGIIMFQGVTDIDWSHPAWAISGALTITIMPLAYSIADGLAAGIIAYPIIKASMGEGSDVRLGQWVLAVVLVAYYVLQTGGFIL
- a CDS encoding glutaredoxin family protein; translation: MSDLILYELPGCPFCAKVTSKLDELGLEYESREVPRSHSERTEVKEVSGQTGVPVLIDETNDVHGMPESDDIVAYLDEQYA
- a CDS encoding transcriptional regulator, with protein sequence MSRSALVGNVTAMLEDAGFAVSDRCATRPRSFDVAARRGDELVLLKVLGNVDAFDAETGEEMRRIGAYLDATPLVIGLRTRDEELKPEVVYFRHGVPVLSPDTAMDLFVEGVPPLIYAAPGGLYVSIDGDILADKREERGWSLGQLASELGVSRRTVSKYEDGMNASIEVAMQLEELFGAGLTSNVDVLEGAEDVRETDPTPDAPDADPDDQRIVTVMTRAGYEVHPTLRAPFKAVSEEEDDADPAEGTVLTGHSEYTRTAEKRARIMGSVGRVVGTRSVYFVDSAKQTSIEGTALIEREEAEAIDDPDEFRDLIRERAEYEEEPA
- a CDS encoding ABC transporter ATP-binding protein, with translation MNALLSADDVSKAYGGVEALDGVSLSIHEGEVFALIGPNGAGKTTLVRTLTGTVEPSAGSISVFGEAPEAVDSDRLGVLPQSFSPPGRLTARELLEYYAGLYDAPLDPEEVLATVGLGDAGDTWYENLSGGQQRRVCLGSALVNDPDLLFLDEPTTGIDPAGRRTVAERVETLAAGGTTVLLTTHDMAEAETLADRVGLLADGELVATGTPEELLDEYGGESRLEIDLDAEAETVVSMLEESGFDAKPTRRGVDVHGIAPTEIGRVVDVLETEGLAYTALTWREPTLEDVYMTLAGDEESGLQGDDVRSRKAPAAGGDA
- a CDS encoding ABC transporter permease, which produces MSTLTRIRSEFHASWHSFLRRRTAVFFTFFFPVLLIVIFGALVRTDPGGGGLFTEPAEYYVPGYVAVVVLFTPLSRVGSTVARHRDGNRFEKLATTPLSKTEWLAAHTLVNVVIIGIASLLVLVLVAVLTGAALPLSPLLVPFIIAGVVLFCGVGAMLGSYTESQDGAIAASNSIGLPLLFLSDTFVPPDLLPEWFAPLMELSPLTYFARGVRALSTGGDPLADLVVLSVLAVVFFALGAYSLPQAD
- the purD gene encoding phosphoribosylamine--glycine ligase is translated as MSETVLLVGGGGREHAIARALEDSDATVYACAGNRNPGIDAIAADFETLETTDPEAVVEYAESVDATLAVVGPEAPLAAGVADALDEAGVYAFGPQASEARIETDKSFQREFMAEHDVPGCPDFAVFEDGEAACEYIDEYDGDLVIKPAGLTGGKGVKVIGDQVTPEEGKQYIRDSEYDRIVLEERLVGEEFTIQGFVANGSLRITPAVQDHKRAYEGDEGPNTGGMGSYSDASFQLPFMTKADSAEALDIMRSVVDALTGYKGVLYGQFMLTAEGVKVVEFNARFGDPEAMNTLPVLETDFLDVLTAARNGKSLPELAFDAQATVCKYAVPDGYPTDPDAGALVTIDEDSAGDALLYYASVDAREDGIYTTTSRSYAVVGVADTISEAEEIVEDALERAGTDGLRVRHDIGKAELVQQRIDHMDELRGEQE